The segment TGAGGAGCTGGGAGCGGCGCGAGGGACGCGGGTGCTGCGGGTAGAGTTGGACCCCCAAGCAGCATATACCCGCTGCCGAGAGCTCTTGCAGCAGCAGATGGAGCAGTTGAAGAATGAGCTGGAAGAGCCGGCCGGTGAGCTGTATACCGGGGACGAGGCTGGCCGGAAGAAGCTGCTGGGCATCTGGGAGAAGGAGCGCCGGATGCTGGAGGCGCTGCTGGACCAAAGCACAGTAAATTCGGTTTACTATGTGACGGTGCGAAATTCGACGGGACTGCCCGTCAAGCTCCTGTCAGAGCGGCGAGTGACCTATCAGGATCAAGCAGGACGGAAACATGATGAAATGCTGAGGTCTGAGGTGAGCTTCTCTTTTACAGCAGTCCGCTAAATATATTTCAGGCAAGCGGCTGACGGAGCAGAAGGAACGTGATACAATAACAAAATGATTGAACATTGTTCAATATAATTTGAACAAGACGATGCGTAGCTACTTACACCTTAGGAGGAATCAAGCATGCGTGATCCAAGAATTCAGAAACTAGCAGAAAATCTGGTGGGCTATTCGGTCGATATGCAGCCCGGGGAAAATGTACTGATTGAGATGATTGGCTCGGAGCGGGATCTGCTCAATGCGATTGTCGAAGAGGTAGGCCGCAAAGGAGGACGTCCTTTCGTACAGCTGACAGACAAAACGGTACAGCGGGCTATGCTGAAGCATGCCACCAAGGAGCAGCTGTCGATCTGGTCCGAGCTTGACCTTGCCCGGATGAAGCAGATGGACTGCTATATCGGGATCCGTGCCGGCGAGAATGTCAACGACCTTGCGGATGTGCCTGAGCAGAATATGAAGCTCTATAACTCCATTTACTCCCACCCCGTACATAGCGAAGAGCGTGTCAAGCGGACGAAGTGGGTGGTGCTGCGCTATCCGAACGCGAGCATGGCTCAGCTTGCCAATACAAGTACGGAAGCGTTTGAGGACTTTTACTTTGATGTGTGCAACCTGGACTATTCCAAAATGGACCGTGCCCAGGACCCGCTCGCTGAGCTTATGCGCCGGACGGACAAGGTGCGTATTACCGGACCGGGAACAGATATTTCCTTCTCGATCAAAAATATCGGTGCAGAGAAATGCTCCGGCCAGAAGAACATTCCGGACGGCGAGGTGTACACATCGCCGGTTCGTGATTCCGTGAATGGAACGATTGCATACAATACGCCAACGCTGTATAACGGAGTCACCTTTGAGAATATCACCTTCCGTTTTGAGCAAGGGAAGATTGTAGAGGCTACCGGCAGCGATACGGCGCGCTTGAACGAGATTCTGGACAGCGATGAAGGCGCACGCTACATCGGGGAATTCGCGATCGGCTTTAACCCGTATATTTTGCATCCGATGAAGGATATTTTGTTTGATGAAAAAATTGCCGGCAGCCTGCACTTCACGCCAGGTCAAGCCTACGAGGTGACCGATAACGGCAACCGCTCGTCCATCCACTGGGATCTGGTGCTGATCCAGCGTCCGGAGTATGGCGGCGGAGAAATTTACTTCGACGATGTCTTGATCCGGAAAGACGGCTTGTTTGTAATTCCGGAGCTGGAGAGCCTGAATCCCGAAAATCTAAAATAGCATAAAATGGGTTGCAAAAGAAAACGGATTCAATGTATCATGAAGAAGCAATAAATCCATTGATTCCACCCTATAGATATGGAGGGATTCCTATGTCCAATAACAACAATGCAAGCGTTGTCGAAATTGCTCAAACCGCAGGTCAATTTTCTTCATCCATTGTTCTGCAGACCGAGAATAAGTACATTGACGTCAAGAGCATTTTGGGGTTATTTACGACATTGGTCAGTCACAAGAGCTACGAGCTTCATGTTCATGGCTCGGATGCCGAAGAAGCGAAGCAAGCAATGATTGATGTGTTTACCAAGCATGGGCTGAATGTTACCGTAGTGGCTGACTAAGCTCCGGCGAAAAGACATCCTTCCTGGATTCCAGGAGGGATGTTTTTTTTGTGAAGTGTGCCTGTTCTGAAGGAACTGGTCCTTGTATTGTCAAGACTTTTCGTCTAATATTAGGGATAGTACCGAGCTGTGATTTTGACATAGGGGGGACAAATCATGACTTCATCGGATTTACAGGAACAGCTGAATCTTAAAGCGATCAGTCTTCTTCATGAAGATGCGGATAAAATTCAAAAGCTCATTGAAGTGCAGATGGAGAATCTGGCAACCCGTTATTGCCCTCTCTATGAGGAAGTGCTGGATACCCAGATGTACGGATTCTCGAAAGAGGTTGATTTTGCGGTCAGAGCAGGCCTATTGCCGGAAGTAACAGGCAAGCAGCTGATCAGCAAGCTCGAGCGCAATCTGGCTCTTCTCTATGAAGCCTTGAATCAAGCTGAATAGCCTGTCCTCGTGACAGGCGATACATAGAAGCGCATGCTCGGGAAGGAGACCGGCATGCGTTTTTTTGCGCTTGATGACTGGGCGTTGATCATATATTTTCCAGGTTAGATTTGCTTTTTAGGCCTGTTAGGATTTACAATAACGAATAATGAGGTGAAGGGGGATTTTGGCATGGCTGAACAGCTTCAACTGGATAATGGATTGATTCGGATATCAGATGACGTTGTCTCTAAAATCGCCGGGATGGCGGCTTTGGAAACACCGGGGATTGCTGCCATGTCGGGCGGCCTATCCGAGGGCTGGGCCAAACGGCTGAGCGGCAAGAACGTGCAGAAGGGGGTAACGGTAGAAGTTGGCCAGCTTGAGGCGGCCATTGATCTGCGCATTATTGTCCTCTACGAGACACCGATCCATGAAGTGTGCCGGATGCTTCAGCAAAATGTTCGGGAAGCAGTTGAGAGTATGACGGGTCTGCGTGTGGTGGAAGTGAACGTCAAGGTGGAAGGCGTTGCCTTCAAGGACGATGAGATCGAGGATTATTCAGGTCGTACCAAGTAAATCACTACTGCAGAAATACCGCAACGAAGCAACGAAGAAAAGACTACCGGGAAGACCGGTAGTCTTTTTTGAGTACAGATTTGACATGCTCTTCCTTCGCGGGACGCGTGCTTTCCCTGGAAATGCTGAGTACAATGCCGATAGAAAGCATCATCACGAGCAGGGAAGAGCCGCCATAGCTGACGAACGGAAGCGTGACTCCCGTAATAGGAATGGTGTTGGTGACTCCGCCAATATTGACAAAGGCCTGAATCGCAATGAGTCCCATAATACCGATCCCCGTCAATGTCCCGAACGGGTCCGGACAGCGAAGAGAGACGATAATGCCTCTCCAGATGAAATACAGGTACAGAAGGAGAAACAAGGACGTTCCGATAAAGCCGAACTCTTCCCCGATGACTGAAAAAATAAAGTCGTTGTACGGGTTAGGCAGGTAGTGCAGCTTCTGGACGCCTTCGCCGTAGCCGGCTCCCGTTACGCCGCCCTGGCCAATGGCAATCAGGGACTGCACCAGATTGTAGCCGACCCCGGATTGGTCCTGAAACGGATTCAGAAATGCTTCAATCCGGCCCACCTTGTAGTTGCCGTCCGCTTGGGATTGTCCGCCCGAGATGGCATTGATCAAAGAGCCAACCCCGATTGTCAGCGCAAGTCCCAGAGCAACCAGCGAAATACAGGCTGTAATATGCTTCAGGCTCGCGCCTCCGGCATAAATAATAAGTCCGCAGGTGGCGACCAGAATAAAAGTGGAGCCCAGATCCGGCTGCAGCATAATCAAGCCGGCCACAACCCCGACAATAATCAGTACGGGAAAAAAACCGCCCTTCCACTGCCGGATGCGCTCCCCCTTCTTGGTAATGAGAGCAGCTAAATATCCGATTGTGGCAATCTTGGCGAGCTCTGTAGGCTGGATCCCTAAATTTCCGAGATTAAACCAGCTGGATGCACCGTTCGTCGTGCGGCCGATCACGATGACCAGTATAAGCAGAATCAGCGTCAGAAAGAACATAGGAAAAAATAATATCCGATATTTCTTGTAAGAAATGTTCATGGCAATCAGCATGACGAAGGTGCCCAGAGCTGCAAATACAAGCTGGCGCTTTGTAAAATACAGGGCGTCATAGCTGAACCTTTCGCTAACGACAGCAAGGCTTGCGCTGGAGCTGAACACCATGATTAAACCGAATCCCACCAGCAGCAAGGTAAGGATCAACAGCTGAAAATCCGGCGTCCCTCTCTTTGGCTGCGGTTTGGGCGTAGTCATACAATAATCGCGTTACGCTTCCAGAAGCGTCTTGAGCTGCTGCAGCTTTCCGTTCGCAATGTTCAGCACGGCTGAAGGAGGTGCGGAATCATATTCCAGACCGTGCGGGAAGGTAGCCTTGCCCAGGTAAACGGCTTCAATTTGAAGCACGGTATCCGGCTTCTCCAGCTTGCCTTCAATCGCGCGCGTATTAATGCGGAGATAGTAGTCCGTTTCGTTCTTTCTGTCCTCAATTTTGAAATCATATGTAGCACGGTAGTATTCCCACTGCCAGCGGATAAAGCCGACTTTCTCTGCGCTCTCATCCATGTAGGCCAAATCACTCTTCAAGCCGTCGAGGCCCGTATCTTTGAAAATCATGGCGTCTGTAAACCCCCTTAATTAGTCCCTACAAAGGTCTTTAAATATGATAGTATGTTTCCGGCACTTGTGCAAGCCTGCCAGCCGCGCGAAAATGTCTTTCTTTCTGCTTAAACGAAGGTCTGAAAGTCACCAGGGGAGCCGTGAATCGACTTCAATTTAAAGTGCATGGCCTTCCCGGTTTCTGCTACAATGGTTAACAAAGAAAGATGCGGCCCCAGGGTTCATGAACTTAAGGGCGGCAGCGTTAGGCAATTCCTCTATGCACAGCAAGGCGTTGAAGGCCTGAATGGCCGGACGAAAAAGCACACTTGGGGAAAGGGTGGTTGTCAATGATCAGAACTGAACAGGCTGAAGCGCTGTTTCCGCGGATGGTGGAATGGCGCCGATATTTACATAGGTTTCCCGAGGTATCCTATCAGGAGGAGAAAACGGCACAATTCGTAGCTTCTGTCCTGGAAGCGCTGGGCTATGAGCCCCGCACCGGGATGGGCGGACATGGTGTGATGGCTGTGCTGAAGGGTGGCAGGCCCGGCCGCACCATCGTGCTGCGCGCGGATATGGACGCTCTTCCCATCCAGGATGAAAAGGAATGTCAATATAAATCCGCTGTGGAGGGGGTTATGCATGCCTGCGGCCATGATGGGCATACGTCCATGCTGCTGGCGGCTGCAGCTTATTTTAAATCGATGGAGGACCAGGTTCGCGGAGAGATACGGTTTCTGTTCCAGCCGGCAGAAGAAGTATGCCCCGGCGGTGCGCTGGGCATGATCGAGGCCGGTGCACTAAAGGGAGCCGATGTGATTTATGGCCTGCACTTGTGGACGCCGCTGCCGGTCGGCATGGCCTCAAGCGCCGCAGGTCCGCTTATGGCCGCTGCGGATGAATTCTTCATTGATATGGTGGGCCGGGGCGGCCACGGAGGGATGCCACATGTGACTGCAGATGCCGTGCTGGCCGGGGCAACGCTCGTCACCCAGCTGCAGAGCATTGTGAGCCGGTCCGTGGACCCCTTGCAGCCTGCAGTCGTGACGATAGGCACCATCCAGGGCGGCTCGGCGCAAAATGTTGTCGCTGACCGCTGCCGGATTACGGGGACAGTGCGGACCTTTGATGAGGAGACTCGCCTGCTTATTCGAAGCCGTATTGAGAGAATTGCCCATGCTGTTGCTGACAGCAGCGATACAACCGCAGTTATTGACTACCTCATCGGGTACCCGGCAGTTATTAATGATGAGCTGGAAACCCAGCGCTTCTTTAAGACCGCTCCTCAGGTGTTTGGGGGAGAGCAGGTGCTGCTGACACCGCCGATTATGCCGGCGGAGGATTTCGCTTATTATTTGCAGCAGATTCCAGGCTGCTTTATGTTTGTCGGTGCAGGCAATGAAGCGAAAGGAGCGGTCTATCCGCATCATCATCCAAGGTTTGATTTTGATGAGGATGCCATGCTTCTGGGCCTGAAGCTGCTCATCCAGATGACAGAAGCCTATCAGGATGAACATGAAGGAACCGAAGGCAGCGCCAATTAAGCATGCATGAAAGCGTGGAGATCAGGTCATTCTAAGCTTAGGGGAAGTTCAAGCTCGTGAGTATTTGAGCTTGAGCTTCTTTTTTTGTGAAAGGAGACTTCGTCCATGCATAGCGATTCTATGAATACGAACAAAACGGCCTCACAGACCGGACCTTGTATCGTGCAGCGCAACCGCACTATTTTGCTGGAGGTGGGCCACCCGGATTTTGAGAAAGCGCAGTCCACACTGTCGCACTATTGCGAGCTGGTGAAGAGCCCGGCTTCTTTTCATACCTACCAGATCACGCCGCTATCGCTGTGGAATGCTGCCGCCGCCGGATGGTGTCCCGCTGCGGTCATTTCGAGCCTGGTCCCGCTTTCCCGCTGGGAAGTGCCGTCCGCCGTACAGGGGGAAATCCAGGAGCTGATGTCGAGATTCGGCAAGCTGAGGCTGACCTGTCATCCACAGAAGACAAGCTGGCTGCTTCTGTCGCTGGAGGATATCCAGACGGAAGAGGCGATAAGTGCCTTGCCATGCCTGAAAGAAGCAGGGGCTGTGTTCGCAGCCGGACTGAGTGTGGAAATTCCATCGCACCGTCGCGGGATGCTGAAGCAGGAGCTGACTCGCGCCGGCTATCCTGTACTGGACCTTGCCGGGTATGAGGACGGACAGCATCTCGGACTGGAATGGTCCCCCTCCTGCACGGGAGAAGGCTTTCAGCTGCGGGAATATCAGCGTGCTGCAGTCAGTGCCTTTATGAACGGCGGCGGTACAGGGGGCAGCGGGGTGTTGGTGCTGCCCTGCGGCGCCGGAAAGACCGTGATCGGTCTTGGTGCCATGATGGAGCTGCAGTGCGAGACGCTAATTCTGACCTCCAGCTCTACATCGGTAGCCCAGTGGATCAACGAGCTGGTGACCCGGACAACGCTTCAGCAGGAGGAGATTGGCGAGTACACCGGACAGCGGAAAAAGGTAGGGCCGGTTACGGTGGCGACTTATCACATGCTGACGCACCGCAAGGGAGCAGAGGCGCCTCAGCCTGTCAATCTGTTCAGCGAGCGCAGCTGGGGATTGATTATTTATGACGAGGTGCATTTGCTTCCGGCTCCGGTATTCCGCGCTGCTGCCGACATTCAGGCTACACGCCGCCTTGGATTGACTGCTACGCTGATTCGTGAGGATGGAAGAGAGCAGGATGTCTTTTCGCTCATCGGCCCCAAGCGATATGTAATGCCCTGGAAAAGGCTGGAGGAGAAGGGCTGGATTGCTTCGGCGGATTGCGTAGAGCTGAAGGTGTCGCTGCCGGATTCTCTCAAGCCTGCCTACTATAGGGCTGGAAAAAGAGAGCAGTACAGGCTGGCCTCCGAAAATCCGGCCAAGACAGCTGCAGCGAAGAGACTGCTATCCCGTCATGCCGGGGAGCAGATGTTAATTATCGGTCAATATGTGAAGCAGCTTCAGAGCATGGCAGAGGCGCTGAACGTTCCCTTGATCACCGGGAGCACGAATCGGGCGGAACGAGAACGGCTGTATGACGCCTTTCGAGAGGGCTCTATACCGGTACTGGCCGTATCCAAGGTGGCGAATTTTGCGGTGGACCTGCCGGATGCCTCGGTCGCTTTGGAGGTGTCTGGCAGCTACGGCTCACGGCAGGAGGAGGCGCAGCGACTGGGGAGAATTTTGCGTCCCAAAAAAAACGGCGCCCGCGCCTCCTTCTACCATCTGGTGACGAAGGACAGCCGGGAAGAAGAGTTTGCAATTCGCCGGCGAATGTTTCTGATCGAACAAGGATATGAATACGTAACGCAGAACGGGGATGCTCTCTGCGGTGCGGATGTGCAATGGAACGCTCGAGAGGAGGGGGGGCTCATATGAACCGAGATGAACTTCCCCATACAACAAGACCCGTGCTGCAAGAAGCTGAGACTCAGGTGCTTACCCGGGTGTGGCAGTGCTTTGCCGGACAGCCGTTTGATGATGCCGAGCTGTCGGCCTTGTCCGTGCCGCCGCTTAGCGGAGCGGAGGTGCTGGCTGCTGTAACTGGGCTCGTGCGTAGCGGCGAGCTTCAATCGGCTCCAAAAGCATGGGGAGAGCGCTGGTTCTACATCCCCGAAAATCATCTTGCAGCGCTTCAGGAGCAGTTCTATGAGCTGCCCCCTGAAATTTATGCGGCTGCAGAGCCTGCCTTGAAGCAGGAGGCTGCTCCGGGACTCCCCCGGGACGTGCTGCAGGCGCTGCTCTTTCTGCACCAGGAGGGAGGTCTCGAGCTGACCGCCAGGGGTACGATTCACAAAAGGCAGCTGCAAAAGCTGAACAGACTGAAGACGGGCTTGCAGCCGGAGCATGTTTATGCCCTTGGCGTGTCTGATCAGCATCCAGACTTGTATCCGCCTGTGGCCGCGGTGCTGCTCGATTTGCTGCTCACACTCGGCCTTGTGCGGGAACAGGCGGGAAGCCTCAGACTGGATTCTAAAGCCGTTCGCGCCTGGCTCGCCTTGCCGGAGGAAAGTATGCATGCCCTGATTTTTCAGCAGGTGCTGAATCGGTACGGTGCACCATCCGTGCCTCTTCAGCATTTCAGAAGGCTGCTTTGTTGTAGAAAGCTCTCACCTCATGCCTGGATAAAGGGAGATGTGCTGGTGGCGTCCATTGCGGGCTTCCAGGCTAAGCCTGCAGCCATGGAGTCGGTTACAGCCGGAGCCCAGGCGTGGATGAATTTTATGGCCGCAGCCGGCTGGGCGGATATAGGGCAATGCGAGCAGGGAAGACCATGGCTTTCCTTGCGGCTGCCTGGTCACGCTTTACTGTCGCCGCCCCGAGGCCCGATCGACGAAAGCTCGCTTTCCATCCAGCCATGTCTGTATGTTCAGCCGGATGGGGACATTCTTGTGCTGCCCGATGCGCCGTTGTCTGTGCATTGGGATGTCGCGCGCTGCGCCGAACGGCTGTCGGAGGACCGGATCACCACATACCGGCTGACCCGGGAATCTCTGCAGGCTGCAGCGCGTCAAGGCTATTCTGCCGGGGAGATGCTGAACGGTCTTATGCGCTATTCCTTATCGGGCATTCCAGAGTCAGTGGCGGATGCTGTGCAGCTATGGGGACAATCAGACGTCGCGGCATCCCCTGAATCCAGTGCAGACCGAGAGAAGCTGCACTGTTCAGAAGCTGCAGGGCAGAGTGCAGCGCCGGAGCAAGCTGGGATCACGAAGAATTTACATACCCGCGGTTTTGCTCTGCAGAAGGGCCTCATTCACCACGACCACCTTGTGGAGAGATTGGAGCCGGATTTC is part of the Paenibacillus algicola genome and harbors:
- a CDS encoding aminopeptidase, with translation MRDPRIQKLAENLVGYSVDMQPGENVLIEMIGSERDLLNAIVEEVGRKGGRPFVQLTDKTVQRAMLKHATKEQLSIWSELDLARMKQMDCYIGIRAGENVNDLADVPEQNMKLYNSIYSHPVHSEERVKRTKWVVLRYPNASMAQLANTSTEAFEDFYFDVCNLDYSKMDRAQDPLAELMRRTDKVRITGPGTDISFSIKNIGAEKCSGQKNIPDGEVYTSPVRDSVNGTIAYNTPTLYNGVTFENITFRFEQGKIVEATGSDTARLNEILDSDEGARYIGEFAIGFNPYILHPMKDILFDEKIAGSLHFTPGQAYEVTDNGNRSSIHWDLVLIQRPEYGGGEIYFDDVLIRKDGLFVIPELESLNPENLK
- a CDS encoding HPr family phosphocarrier protein, producing the protein MSNNNNASVVEIAQTAGQFSSSIVLQTENKYIDVKSILGLFTTLVSHKSYELHVHGSDAEEAKQAMIDVFTKHGLNVTVVAD
- a CDS encoding YlaN family protein, encoding MTSSDLQEQLNLKAISLLHEDADKIQKLIEVQMENLATRYCPLYEEVLDTQMYGFSKEVDFAVRAGLLPEVTGKQLISKLERNLALLYEALNQAE
- a CDS encoding Asp23/Gls24 family envelope stress response protein codes for the protein MAEQLQLDNGLIRISDDVVSKIAGMAALETPGIAAMSGGLSEGWAKRLSGKNVQKGVTVEVGQLEAAIDLRIIVLYETPIHEVCRMLQQNVREAVESMTGLRVVEVNVKVEGVAFKDDEIEDYSGRTK
- the ftsW gene encoding putative lipid II flippase FtsW, producing the protein MTTPKPQPKRGTPDFQLLILTLLLVGFGLIMVFSSSASLAVVSERFSYDALYFTKRQLVFAALGTFVMLIAMNISYKKYRILFFPMFFLTLILLILVIVIGRTTNGASSWFNLGNLGIQPTELAKIATIGYLAALITKKGERIRQWKGGFFPVLIIVGVVAGLIMLQPDLGSTFILVATCGLIIYAGGASLKHITACISLVALGLALTIGVGSLINAISGGQSQADGNYKVGRIEAFLNPFQDQSGVGYNLVQSLIAIGQGGVTGAGYGEGVQKLHYLPNPYNDFIFSVIGEEFGFIGTSLFLLLYLYFIWRGIIVSLRCPDPFGTLTGIGIMGLIAIQAFVNIGGVTNTIPITGVTLPFVSYGGSSLLVMMLSIGIVLSISRESTRPAKEEHVKSVLKKDYRSSR
- a CDS encoding YugN family protein — protein: MIFKDTGLDGLKSDLAYMDESAEKVGFIRWQWEYYRATYDFKIEDRKNETDYYLRINTRAIEGKLEKPDTVLQIEAVYLGKATFPHGLEYDSAPPSAVLNIANGKLQQLKTLLEA
- a CDS encoding M20 family metallopeptidase, with product MIRTEQAEALFPRMVEWRRYLHRFPEVSYQEEKTAQFVASVLEALGYEPRTGMGGHGVMAVLKGGRPGRTIVLRADMDALPIQDEKECQYKSAVEGVMHACGHDGHTSMLLAAAAYFKSMEDQVRGEIRFLFQPAEEVCPGGALGMIEAGALKGADVIYGLHLWTPLPVGMASSAAGPLMAAADEFFIDMVGRGGHGGMPHVTADAVLAGATLVTQLQSIVSRSVDPLQPAVVTIGTIQGGSAQNVVADRCRITGTVRTFDEETRLLIRSRIERIAHAVADSSDTTAVIDYLIGYPAVINDELETQRFFKTAPQVFGGEQVLLTPPIMPAEDFAYYLQQIPGCFMFVGAGNEAKGAVYPHHHPRFDFDEDAMLLGLKLLIQMTEAYQDEHEGTEGSAN
- a CDS encoding DNA repair helicase XPB; this encodes MHSDSMNTNKTASQTGPCIVQRNRTILLEVGHPDFEKAQSTLSHYCELVKSPASFHTYQITPLSLWNAAAAGWCPAAVISSLVPLSRWEVPSAVQGEIQELMSRFGKLRLTCHPQKTSWLLLSLEDIQTEEAISALPCLKEAGAVFAAGLSVEIPSHRRGMLKQELTRAGYPVLDLAGYEDGQHLGLEWSPSCTGEGFQLREYQRAAVSAFMNGGGTGGSGVLVLPCGAGKTVIGLGAMMELQCETLILTSSSTSVAQWINELVTRTTLQQEEIGEYTGQRKKVGPVTVATYHMLTHRKGAEAPQPVNLFSERSWGLIIYDEVHLLPAPVFRAAADIQATRRLGLTATLIREDGREQDVFSLIGPKRYVMPWKRLEEKGWIASADCVELKVSLPDSLKPAYYRAGKREQYRLASENPAKTAAAKRLLSRHAGEQMLIIGQYVKQLQSMAEALNVPLITGSTNRAERERLYDAFREGSIPVLAVSKVANFAVDLPDASVALEVSGSYGSRQEEAQRLGRILRPKKNGARASFYHLVTKDSREEEFAIRRRMFLIEQGYEYVTQNGDALCGADVQWNAREEGGLI
- a CDS encoding helicase-associated domain-containing protein, with the translated sequence MNRDELPHTTRPVLQEAETQVLTRVWQCFAGQPFDDAELSALSVPPLSGAEVLAAVTGLVRSGELQSAPKAWGERWFYIPENHLAALQEQFYELPPEIYAAAEPALKQEAAPGLPRDVLQALLFLHQEGGLELTARGTIHKRQLQKLNRLKTGLQPEHVYALGVSDQHPDLYPPVAAVLLDLLLTLGLVREQAGSLRLDSKAVRAWLALPEESMHALIFQQVLNRYGAPSVPLQHFRRLLCCRKLSPHAWIKGDVLVASIAGFQAKPAAMESVTAGAQAWMNFMAAAGWADIGQCEQGRPWLSLRLPGHALLSPPRGPIDESSLSIQPCLYVQPDGDILVLPDAPLSVHWDVARCAERLSEDRITTYRLTRESLQAAARQGYSAGEMLNGLMRYSLSGIPESVADAVQLWGQSDVAASPESSADREKLHCSEAAGQSAAPEQAGITKNLHTRGFALQKGLIHHDHLVERLEPDFNVPYADALFPGLKDIPRSWTRELRSYHRSTAEKLMETALGWRMALELGAAESVVRFIPLQHEPAPWKMTGLLYEQESAAPRRVVLGAEDWPRLRILLPLSCE